CGGCGCGCGCCCAGGAAATGAGCGTGCGCCTGGCGCTCGGCGCCGGAAGGATTCGACTCATCCGCCAACTCATAACCGAGACACTTGTTCTGTCCGCGCTCGGAGGCGGAGCTGGGCTTGCGCTGGCGGCATTGGCCTCCAGCCAACTGGCAGCCCTTGCGTCAGCGGGTGAGAAATGGCAAATCTCGACCTTGCTCGACTGGCGCGTCGTCGGCTTCAACCTGGTCGCGACGCTAGCCTCCGCGGTTTTGTTCGGACTCGTCCCGGCTTTTACGGCGACCCGGGCCGAGCTGAGCGGGGCACTTCAGATGGGCAGCCGCACACTAAGCGCGAGCAAGTCACGCCGTGTTACGGCTAAGGCTTTCGTCGTCGCGCAAGTGGCGCTCTCGCTTGTCCTGACAGCCGGTGCAGCGCTCCTGGTCAGTTCCTTCTGGAAACTCACTCACCAGGATTTGGGCTTCCGCGCCAATGGCGTGCTGGTTGCCAATGTGGATGCGGATATGTCCGGTTTCAAGGACCTGCTTAACGCAAACAAACATCAGGCTATCGTGCAGCTCTTGAGTGAGGTCCCGGGAGTGCGCTCCGCTTCTTCGGCTGTCGCCGGTCCCCTCGGGACGGTAACCAATGATATCGCCATTGCATTGCCTGGGCGCTCATTTCCTTCAGGCGACATCAACGAAGTCCTGGTCGGCCCGGGCTATTTCGACGCCATGGGAATCCCGCTTATTGCAGGCAGGCCTATTACCGGCGTGGACCGTAAAGATGGGCCCAGGGTTGCCGTGCTCAGTGAATCAGCGGCCCGGCTTATGTTCGGCAAGCGGAATGCAGTCGGCTGCCTCTTTTCGGAGGGCAAGCAATTTGACGAAAAGAGGGCCGTTCAGGTGGTCGGTGTGGTTCATGATGTGCGTTACTCCTCCTTGCGCGCTCCCTTCGGCCCGCTGGTCTTCTACCCGGTCACTCAAAAATTCGTTTTCGGTAGTCCTACCTTCGTACTGCGAACTGAGGGTGATCCCCTGCGCTTCGCCGATGCGGTCCGCCAGGCAGTCCGTGAGGTTTCATCCGTCCTCCGCGTCTCCCAAATCCGCACGCTCGACTCGCTAATTGAAACGGGCGCCCGCCGCGAACGGCTCCTGGCCTGGCTCTCCGGCGCCTTCGGCGGTCTCGCCCTCATCCTTGCCGCCGTCGGGCTTTACGGCGTGGTCGCTTACGCTGTCGAACGCCGCACGCCTGAGATCGGAGTTCGCCTCGCCCTCGGCGCGCGGGCCTCACAGATACATGCGCTCCTTCTGAGCGAGATGATTATCCTGCTGGCCATCGGTCTCACGTTGGGCAGTGCCGCCACGTTCCTGTTCACGGCTCGGCTCGAACCGCTGCTGTTCGATGTCACACCGCAGAACCCTGCGACATTCGCCTTTGCCATGGTTGTGCTCGCGACGATCGCGCTCGTCGCCGGCTACATTCCTGCCCGCCGTGCCGCCCGCCTCGACCCCGTGAGCGCATTGCGTTCAGAATAGGGCGGAAGCGGCGCGCCCCGCCGAGGGACCGGAGAGAGTCAGCCAATTCCCAGCCACGCACGGATCGATAGCCCGTCCCCGCTGCCGATGGGGCATCAGAATTTCCATTTGACTTTCTAATGCAAGTAGCACTATTGTATTGGCGTGTCTAATGGAACGACTGACAAGATAGGTGTGCTGCAGGGGACTCTTGATCTGATGGTGCTCCAGACGATCGACGTCCTCGGGCCGTCCCACGGCTACGCGATTGCCACACGCATCGAGCAGGTTTCGAAGGGTGCCATCCAGCTCAACATGGGCACGCTCTATCCGGCGCTGATGCGGCTTGAGCAACGCGGTTTGCTTCGAGGCGCCTGGGGCATCAGCGACACGGGTCTGCGCGGCAGCCGCAAGGCACGCTTCTATAGCCTTACCGCGGCCGGCCGGCGGGCACTAGTCGCCGAGAAGCAGGCGTGGAGCCGAATGACGGGCATCATCCAGGCGTTAATAGATCAAGAGGGCTAATAGACAACGGATGTCCACGGTTGCAAGCGGGAGGGTGGCCATGGCGGGCACGATTCGCGAGTGGGTGCTCCGA
The sequence above is a segment of the Terriglobia bacterium genome. Coding sequences within it:
- a CDS encoding ABC transporter permease, which codes for MPRWTYTLVVRLRSLFRGSRVEAELDEEIRFHLENQIEEEIRQGMTPQEARFRALRMLGGVEQHKEECRDARGVRLIRDFLQDVRYSLRQLRRSPGFTAAALLTLALGIGANTAIFQLLDRIVLRPLPVRDPQQLVRLQGYQNARQQGFTYPLLREMSARQHTLQGIFASSQFRINEARIGGRSLTMPEDAWAVTANYFRLLRTEPQLGRFFDETDDEPGATPVAVISDRLWRSDFAGQADAVGRSISLNGLPITIIGVARHEFFGERIGTVADLWVPIHLIAPLSSPAFLQSSVVWLHPMARLKPDVPLAQAQSEIALLWVQLKQFGMQIKGAGEYRLELKPAPQGIGDLNAQFSRSLWLLMGIVGIVALIACSNLANLFLARGTARAQEMSVRLALGAGRIRLIRQLITETLVLSALGGGAGLALAALASSQLAALASAGEKWQISTLLDWRVVGFNLVATLASAVLFGLVPAFTATRAELSGALQMGSRTLSASKSRRVTAKAFVVAQVALSLVLTAGAALLVSSFWKLTHQDLGFRANGVLVANVDADMSGFKDLLNANKHQAIVQLLSEVPGVRSASSAVAGPLGTVTNDIAIALPGRSFPSGDINEVLVGPGYFDAMGIPLIAGRPITGVDRKDGPRVAVLSESAARLMFGKRNAVGCLFSEGKQFDEKRAVQVVGVVHDVRYSSLRAPFGPLVFYPVTQKFVFGSPTFVLRTEGDPLRFADAVRQAVREVSSVLRVSQIRTLDSLIETGARRERLLAWLSGAFGGLALILAAVGLYGVVAYAVERRTPEIGVRLALGARASQIHALLLSEMIILLAIGLTLGSAATFLFTARLEPLLFDVTPQNPATFAFAMVVLATIALVAGYIPARRAARLDPVSALRSE
- a CDS encoding PadR family transcriptional regulator, whose amino-acid sequence is MSNGTTDKIGVLQGTLDLMVLQTIDVLGPSHGYAIATRIEQVSKGAIQLNMGTLYPALMRLEQRGLLRGAWGISDTGLRGSRKARFYSLTAAGRRALVAEKQAWSRMTGIIQALIDQEG